A genomic segment from Tachysurus fulvidraco isolate hzauxx_2018 chromosome 21, HZAU_PFXX_2.0, whole genome shotgun sequence encodes:
- the chek1 gene encoding serine/threonine-protein kinase Chk1 gives MAVPFVQDWDLVQTLGEGAYGEVRLLVNRKTEEAVAVKVVDMSTAKDCMDNVKKEVCVHKMLSHPNIVRFYGHRSEGSIHYIFLEYCSGGELFDRIEPDVGMPEKEAHRLFQQLIAGVEYLHSIGITHRDIKPENILLDDKDNLKITDFGLATMFRHRGRERKLARLCGTLPYVAPELMSRSEFNAQPADVWACGIVLTAMLAGELPWDQPSESCQEYSDWLQKKTYLTPWKKIDSMPLGLLTKILLHSPEDRLTIPEIKKQRWFSRSFKSVGKRQPDIQGPLTKMLRSDSERLQLAQTNSDERVQISSSQPEPQGLWEVREDVVHTEGAQVSFSQPACPDHMLLGSQLLCTPGASQNPWQRLVRRMTRFFTTLKAEASCVALRDTCINLGYMWKQSCTNQATVSTLDRRNNKLIFKVHFLEMEERILVDFRLSRGDGLEFKTIFVKLKQKLSDIISNQRVPVVFT, from the exons ATGGCTGTGCCTTTTGTTCAGGACTGGGATCTGGTGCAGACTCTAGGTGAAGGCGCTTATGGCGA GGTACGCCTGCTGGTCAACAGGAAGACCGAGGAGGCAGTGGCGGTGAAAGTCGTGGACATGTCCACCGCTAAGGACTGCATGGACAATGTAAAGAAAGAGGTGTGCGTGCACAAGATGCTGTCCCACCCCAACATAGTGCGCTTCTATGGGCACAGGAGTGAGGGATCCATCCACTACATCTTCCTTGAGTATTGCAGTGGTGGGGAGCTGTTCGATCGAATAG AGCCGGATGTGGGAATGCCAGAAAAGGAAGCTCACAGGCTTTTTCAGCAGCTTATAGCTGGAGTG GAATATCTTCACAGTATCGGAATCACTCACAGAGACATCAAGCCAGAAAACATCCTGTTAGATGACAAAG ATAATCTGAAAATCACAGATTTTGGCCTGGCCACCATGTTCCGGCACCGTGGCCGCGAGCGTAAGTTGGCACGTCTGTGCGGCACGCTGCCCTATGTGGCTCCAGAGCTGATGTCCCGCTCGGAGTTTAACGCCCAGCCTGCAGACGTTTGGGCCTGTGGCATCGTTCTGACTGCCATGCTGGCTGGAG agttACCATGGGACCAACCGAGTGAGAGCTGTCAGGAGTATTCAGATTGGCTGCAGAAGAAAACCTACCTTACTCCATGGAAGAAAATTGATTCCATGCCTCTTG GTCTGTTAACAAAGATCCTGCTCCATAGTCCTGAGGACCGGCTCACAATTCCTGAGATCAAAAAGCAACGATGGTTCAGCAGGAGCTTCAAATCAG TGGGAAAACGCCAGCCTGATATCCAAGGGCCGCTAACCAAGATGCTGCGGTCTGACTCCGAGAGATTACAGCTAGCACAAACTAACAG CGACGAGCGGGTGCAGATCTCCAGCTCACAGCCGGAGCCACAGGGCTTGTGGGAGGTCAGAGAGGATGTGGTACACACTGAGGGAGCTCAGGTCAGCTTCTCCCAGCCTGCCTGCCCTGATCACATGCTGTTAGGAAGTCAGCTGCTTTGCACACCGGGCGCTAGCCAG AACCCATGGCAGAGGTTAGTGAGGAGGATGACCAGATTCTTCACAACCCTGAAGGCAGAGGCGTCCTGCGTGGCCCTGCGTGACACCTGTATTAATCTGGGCTACATGTGGAAACAGAGCTGCACCAACCAG GCGACAGTGTCCACGCTGGATCGCCGTAACAACAAGCTGATCTTCAAAGTCCACTTCCTGGAAATGGAGGAACGTATTCTTGTTGATTTCAGACTATCAAGG GGTGATGGCCTGGAGTTCAAAACAATATTTGTGAAACTTAAACAGAAGCTGTCGGACATCATAAGTAACCAAAGGGTCCCTGTAGTTTTCACATGA